From Pirellulales bacterium:
CGAGCTTGGCGCGGCAGAGATGTCCATTTTCTCGTCTCGCGAAGCTCGGCCAGCGAAATGCTCTGCGACTTGGCCGGCTTGGCCAGAGTTCCGCCAAACGAAACGACGGTCTTGTGGTCCGGCTTTGGCGCGGATTTCTCAAAAACCACGATTGCTGACGAAACGAGCGCGTCGTCGAATTGCACGTCGGACGGGCAAAACCTGTGGATGCGAAGCAACGACACCTGCTCGGTCAGATAGCGCTTGACCTGGTCCCCGTAATTCACATCCATGAATTCGGACGGAATGAGCCAGGCGGCAATCCCGCGCTCGGCCATCCACGAATGCGCGATCAGCAGGAAGTAGCAATACAGCCCTGACAGCCCGCTCAATCGCAATCCGGTGGCCTCGAACGCCAGTTGCATCAATCGCTGCTTCTGCTTGCCGGTCAAGTGGTGGTGCCGCACATAGGGCGGATTCGTCAGCACGACGTTATACAGTTCGTCCGGCTTTCGATCGGCGAAATCGCCGCGAACCACTTGCAAACCCCGCTCCGCCCAAATACTCGCGGCAGCATCTGCAAACAGCTTGTCGATCTCGATTCCCGTCGCGCGCTCGATGCGATCTGCTGGAAATGCCTGCATGAGAGCGGCAAAAAAGGACCCGGTGCCAATGGCCGGATCAAGAAACGCGAACCGCCCTTTGCGCTTCCGAGAACCGCCGGGGACTGTCCCCTTTTGTGGAGCGGGCACCATCGTCCGATGGTCGGGAGCAAAAGGGGACTGTCCCCCTCTCCGCGCGCGGTTCTCGGATAGGCTCTTAACGTGATTCCAAACGAACTTCGCGATATCGAGCGCCAGTGCCGGCGGCGTCGCGAATTGCCCGAGCTTATTCCGCTCTCGCGCAGTCTTGAGCCGATCCAATCGCTCCTGCTCCAAGCGCCGCAGCGATTCGCTTTCAATGATCGTGCTCATCCGTCAAATCCCGAACTGCTCGAAGTCGCTGATCCGATGTTCCCACGCCCAATCAATCCCATCTTGCGCTTCGTAGCCAAGATACCCGGCATCGAAATAACCGCACAAGAAGACGAGGTAACAGAGGTTCTCTCCGAACATCGCCTTGAGCTGGCTGTATTTCTTGGCCTCTTCCTTCCGGCGCTTATTGGTGTTCGTGAAGTCGCCCGCCGACTTCGCTTCGACGAGGATCGGCAATCCGTCGGGCCGCAACGTGTGCGGCTGAATCATTGCATCAACCGACACGTTGACTTTGTGGACAGCGGTTCCCGTCAGAACGGAGTAATGGATGCAAAACGTGCCGGGCTTCATCGAAGCGAGCGGCATTCCGGGCGGGTGTGGCTCCCTCTTGTAGCCCTTCTTAATCAGGTATGCCTTAATCTCGGCGAGCTGGCGCTTCTCTTGAGCATTCCTGATGATGGGATTGGCTACCGCCCCGGTCAATCTGTCGGAAACGATCGTTGCCGCCCGATGCCGCTCGTCTTGGGTGGGCTCCCGTTTCTCCGAAATCCACAGGAAGATGTCCGGATCCAGCAGTTGCCTGACCACTTTCACGATTCTCGCCAAGTGCTCGGTCAAAATCGGCCCCGCCATTTTGACGGCAAGCTTGTTCTCCTCCATGCTCGCGACCAAGCTCTTGCTGCTATTCGCGAGACCAACCAGTCGATCGACGGCGAGCGGCGGGCAACACGACATGCGGAGCGTCGGCAAAAGATTTGGGTACGATCTCAACAACTTCGGCGACAGACCGAGCAAGTCGTTGCTGTCCAAAATGGCTTGCTCAACAATCTGTGTTTGCTTGACGCGGGTTTCCCGAAACGCCTTCGGAGCAAACTTCATGAACCACTTGTTGTAATGATCGACCGAGGCCAGCGTGTCTTGCTTCCAGAGATGAGGCTTGTCGCGATTCACGGGCATTGGCGCGCTCGATCGAAGATTTCAAATCCCGCGGCCGCGCCAGGTCTTTCGAGGCGGCGGCGGAGCCGCAAAACGTTCGCGATTCAGGCAGGTACGCATGTCCAGTATAATGAACCGGAGACGGTCGTCCAGAGGAAGGAATATCGCTCCTAAAGCTTCGGATCCAAGGGTGAAGCCCTCTCCCGCAAGCCGCAAGCGAATGTGCACGGTCAAGGGTTTACTCTCATGTCGCCGCTCCGTAACAAATCCCAAAACTATGTCCCGCTCAAGCGATCGAGCACGGCCTGCCAGCCGGCCTCGAGGCCGAGCTGTTTTGCCCAGCGGTCCACGTAGTCGATATCGATCTCATCGCCGCTCACGCGGAGCATGCTGGCGATGTCGCGAAGATGTTTCTCCGATCCGCCCACTTGAAAATACCAGAGCTTGCCGATAATCACGTCTTCCGGCGCGGCGATGAAACCCTCTCGATCGGGAAGAATCCATTGACGAACTCGCCGCGCCATTTGGCTTCGGCCCCAAGCATCGTCGCGGGCCATCATGAAGTCGATTTTGTTTCCCGATGTCGGGTGAAGCACGTTAAACTGGCCATGCGACAGCACCGCCTGCCGCGCGGCGGATTCGCTCACGTAGAATTCCGGATCGGGGAATGCGCGGCACAATCCATCGACCTCGACGGCGCTCAGTTGCACGACGATGTCGATGTCGTGCGTCAGGCGAGGCTCTCCGAATGCCGCGCTGGCGATCGAGCCGACCAGCATGTAGGCCAGGCCCTGGGTCTCAAGCGCGTCGATGACGAATCGCAGCAGGTCAGCTTGATCCAAGGCGGCGTCTCCGGGCGATTTCGGCCGCAATCCGTGGGGCGCTCCAATCGGGATGGCGCGAGCGAAGATGGGCTTCGAGCAGCAGGCGCATGGTCCGTTCGGCGTCGAAAACCATCGCGATGCGCTCCGCGGGCACCTTCGCTCGCAGAATCGCGACCATTTGTTCGTCGAGAAGTTCGACGCAGGGGCGACGTTTGGGAGCGTTCAGATTGACGTCCTTAGAATGCAGGAGCGTGCGATTGGCGGGGTCGAGGGTCGTGTCGCGGAACTCTTCGGCGTTCATTTCGCCGAAGCCCCATGTTCAATCACCGCAGGTCGGACCGGGAGCAGAGGGATTGCCGGACTCGCTCGTTCGGCCAGGTAGTCGTCTAGCATATCCTGGGCGTCGAACTTGATGCGGTGCTGCCGGCAGAGTCGCTTGGAGTCCTCGAGAGTGTCGATGGCTTTGTCGAGATCGCCCGCGTCGCGGTAGAGAATCGCCAGTAGGTCCAGCCGATCGCTTAGATCGCTATAGTCGCACCACTTGAGGATTTCGGATTTCTGTGGAGAGCGTTCCGCTTCGTCGAGCAGCATCTTCATCAATTCGATCTCGCGCCGTCTATGCTCGATTGCTTTGTCGAAATCCTCTCGTACCTCGTAGACGATCGACCAGCACTCCTGCCGGAGGATGCTTTCACGGTCGTTCGCGACCTTTTTCAGCAGAGGCGCCAGCCGTCGGCAGATTTCTCGGGCTCTGCGGCGATCTCCGCGCTCGTAGAACCAATGCAGCAATTTGCCGCGAAGGTACTTGATTTCGTCCCACGGGCCGGTGAATTTTCTCCGCGAACGTTCAGGTTCGTTTGTCATCTTTCGGCCTCGGTCGGGTCGGTCTGAGATCGGAGCGGAAGCGTCGCACGGGATCAGGCAGACTGTCCCACAATTCCCATTCCTCCCTTGCCGCTTTCTCCTCTTCCTGTCGCCGTCGCACGGCAATTTTAGCAAATCGTCGCTTCTTCTTGGGCTGACTTTTCCGGGCGTGGCCCCGGCCTGGAGTGTGTTTGGGACGACCCTTTCTCATCGTCGAGAACTCGAATCCCAAACGGCGCTGAAACTGGCACTATCCTGCTAGACCCATTCTACACCGCAGTCGCTTCCTTACACATCCAAATTCCGCACTTCCAAGGCGTGCTTCTCGATGAATTCGCGGCGGGGTTCTACTTTGTCGCCCATCAGCACGCGGAAGAGGTCGTCGGCCGCAGCGGCGTCGGTCATGGTCACTTGCAGGAGCGTGCGGTTGGTGGGGTCGAGGGTCGTGTCGCGCAGCTCTTCGGCGTTCATTTCGCCCAAGCCCTTGAAGCGCGTGATTGTG
This genomic window contains:
- a CDS encoding tetratricopeptide repeat protein is translated as MTNEPERSRRKFTGPWDEIKYLRGKLLHWFYERGDRRRAREICRRLAPLLKKVANDRESILRQECWSIVYEVREDFDKAIEHRRREIELMKMLLDEAERSPQKSEILKWCDYSDLSDRLDLLAILYRDAGDLDKAIDTLEDSKRLCRQHRIKFDAQDMLDDYLAERASPAIPLLPVRPAVIEHGASAK
- a CDS encoding class I SAM-dependent methyltransferase; this translates as MSTIIESESLRRLEQERLDRLKTARERNKLGQFATPPALALDIAKFVWNHVKSLSENRARRGGQSPFAPDHRTMVPAPQKGTVPGGSRKRKGRFAFLDPAIGTGSFFAALMQAFPADRIERATGIEIDKLFADAAASIWAERGLQVVRGDFADRKPDELYNVVLTNPPYVRHHHLTGKQKQRLMQLAFEATGLRLSGLSGLYCYFLLIAHSWMAERGIAAWLIPSEFMDVNYGDQVKRYLTEQVSLLRIHRFCPSDVQFDDALVSSAIVVFEKSAPKPDHKTVVSFGGTLAKPAKSQSISLAELRETRKWTSLPRQARNGFQRAHVTLGDLFTVKRGIATGANSFFIVPKSELRRLGIPLEVVRPILPSPRFLAHQTIEADANGWPVLDRQLALIDCRFAEEVVREKWPRFWSYLESGKKEGIADGFLTSRRSPWYSQEKRAVPTLLCTYMGRSVERPFRFIWNKSGAIAANVYLLLYPKPHVAATVAARGAEVLAALAAICPRQLSGAGRVYGGGLYKVEPAELMRVPADELARLLGTTIDLQRSLF
- a CDS encoding XamI family restriction endonuclease, with amino-acid sequence MPVNRDKPHLWKQDTLASVDHYNKWFMKFAPKAFRETRVKQTQIVEQAILDSNDLLGLSPKLLRSYPNLLPTLRMSCCPPLAVDRLVGLANSSKSLVASMEENKLAVKMAGPILTEHLARIVKVVRQLLDPDIFLWISEKREPTQDERHRAATIVSDRLTGAVANPIIRNAQEKRQLAEIKAYLIKKGYKREPHPPGMPLASMKPGTFCIHYSVLTGTAVHKVNVSVDAMIQPHTLRPDGLPILVEAKSAGDFTNTNKRRKEEAKKYSQLKAMFGENLCYLVFLCGYFDAGYLGYEAQDGIDWAWEHRISDFEQFGI